The genomic interval TCGGCCGGCTCTGGCGCGGCGGCAAGCGGTACTACTGAGCCGGAGTCCGGACCGAGACGGCGCCTTGCCAGGCTGCAGGGTTCCTGATTAAAGCGTGTGATGACCTTCGCAAGCGACAACTGGGCCGGCGCCAGCGCGGCGGTGATGGCGGCACTGGCCCGCCACAATGCCGGCTTTGAGCCCGCCTACGGCACCGATCCGCTGACGCAAGCCGTCACCGCGCGCCTTGCCGAGCTGTTCGAACGCGACGTCGCGGTGTTCTTCGTCGCGACCGGCACGGCGGCCAATGCGCTCGCCTTGTCGGCCGTCGCGCGGCCCGGCGGAGTGGTGTTCTGCCATGCCGAGTCGCACATCCAGGTCGACGAATGCGGCTGCCCGGAGTTCCTGACCGGCGGCATGAAGCTGCGCGGTATCGACGGGGAGGGCGGCAAGATTGGCCCGGCCGCCCTCGAGCGGGCGATGGCGGCGCATCCGGACGGCGTCGTCCATCACGGCCAGGTCGCAGCCGTGTCGATCACCCAGGCGACCGAATCCGGCACCGTCTACGCGGTCGACGAGATCCGGGCGCTGAAGCGCGTCGCCGCAGGCCGCGGCGTGCCGCTGCACATGGACGGCGCCCGCTTCGCCAACGCCCTCGTTGGTCTCGATGTCAGCCCGGCTGAGATGACCTGGAA from Polymorphum gilvum SL003B-26A1 carries:
- a CDS encoding threonine aldolase family protein gives rise to the protein MTFASDNWAGASAAVMAALARHNAGFEPAYGTDPLTQAVTARLAELFERDVAVFFVATGTAANALALSAVARPGGVVFCHAESHIQVDECGCPEFLTGGMKLRGIDGEGGKIGPAALERAMAAHPDGVVHHGQVAAVSITQATESGTVYAVDEIRALKRVAAGRGVPLHMDGARFANALVGLDVSPAEMTWKAGVDVLSFGATKNGCWCAEAVVFFDPAAAKEFGYLRKRAGHLLSKSRFVAAQFDGYLADGHWLDNARHANAMAARLGAGLVASGAARLAWPVAANAVFAILPRDRLARLEAAGQRCHEWSAEGLPEGERPAADEALVRLVASFATTVDEVDRFLALAAGAD